The following coding sequences lie in one Nitrospiraceae bacterium genomic window:
- a CDS encoding cytochrome c biogenesis protein ResB, whose amino-acid sequence MEQKDKTQTIIDKIWSFFSSITFAVILFGLIAITSIIGTLIEQNASAEKNLETIGKLFGDSFAPQIYTMSEKLGFMDMYHSSWFIGLLMLFAANLIICSIDRLPAILKLVKDKVKPMSEERFKSAGSKKEIALKGKPDAVKDLVASAIKKSGFNVSESKESSGYQLYAEKGNYTRLGVYITHFSILFILLGSLIGTVFGFKGFVKIPEGRATSIAFSTNNQMSKTEEVEMDKILEKLQTTSDGNLEETAKALSISVEDLNAKMKQYGIKPLGFTLRCDNFQLDLYKDSAMPKKYSSELTIMEKGKDIFSKNIEVNVPLAYKGFTFYQASYETFSNPEAKLIYNIVTKDGHASGKKELRLNEKFTIPGTNIEGKLLSFNPALSFDEQGKAVATAQNLINPAVFIEFSEKGKVKYAGWLVKRYPETWTLPDGQVIEFIDYWGVEATGLQVRKDPGVVIVYFGCFLIGIGLYIAFFTSHRRLWAKLVEEKNNTRVFFAFTANKNREGFERKIDKIVNFLSKSAAGGK is encoded by the coding sequence TTGGAACAAAAAGACAAAACACAGACAATAATCGACAAAATATGGAGTTTTTTTTCGTCAATAACGTTCGCAGTTATATTATTTGGTTTGATTGCCATTACATCTATAATCGGCACATTAATCGAACAAAATGCCTCGGCTGAAAAAAATCTTGAGACGATCGGCAAACTATTTGGTGATAGCTTTGCTCCGCAGATATATACCATGTCAGAAAAGCTCGGATTTATGGACATGTATCATTCATCTTGGTTTATAGGACTGCTCATGCTTTTTGCAGCTAATCTGATTATATGTTCCATAGACAGACTTCCTGCAATATTAAAACTTGTCAAAGACAAGGTTAAGCCTATGTCTGAAGAGCGGTTTAAAAGCGCCGGCTCTAAAAAAGAAATAGCCCTTAAAGGAAAACCTGATGCTGTTAAGGACTTAGTTGCCTCTGCAATAAAAAAATCAGGATTCAATGTGTCAGAGTCAAAAGAATCCTCCGGGTATCAGCTCTATGCAGAGAAAGGAAATTACACAAGGCTCGGAGTTTATATAACACACTTCAGCATACTTTTTATACTTCTTGGTTCATTAATTGGAACGGTGTTCGGGTTTAAGGGATTTGTCAAAATTCCGGAAGGAAGAGCCACCTCAATAGCATTTTCCACGAATAACCAGATGTCAAAAACAGAAGAAGTTGAAATGGACAAAATACTTGAGAAACTTCAGACAACATCAGACGGCAATCTGGAAGAGACAGCAAAAGCTCTCAGTATATCTGTAGAAGACTTAAATGCAAAGATGAAACAATACGGCATCAAACCGCTTGGATTCACATTGAGATGTGATAATTTTCAGTTAGATCTTTATAAAGATTCCGCTATGCCGAAGAAATACAGCAGCGAGCTCACTATAATGGAAAAAGGGAAAGATATATTTTCAAAAAACATCGAGGTTAATGTCCCTTTAGCATATAAGGGATTTACTTTCTATCAGGCCAGCTATGAAACATTTTCAAATCCAGAGGCAAAACTTATCTATAACATAGTAACAAAAGACGGTCATGCCTCCGGGAAAAAGGAACTCCGTCTTAATGAAAAATTTACAATCCCCGGCACAAATATCGAAGGCAAATTGCTGAGTTTCAATCCTGCGCTCTCATTTGACGAACAGGGCAAGGCAGTGGCAACAGCTCAGAATTTGATAAATCCTGCTGTATTCATAGAATTCTCTGAAAAAGGAAAAGTCAAATATGCAGGATGGCTTGTGAAAAGATATCCTGAGACATGGACACTCCCTGACGGGCAAGTGATAGAGTTCATTGACTACTGGGGAGTTGAGGCAACAGGGCTGCAGGTAAGAAAAGACCCTGGTGTTGTTATAGTGTATTTCGGATGCTTTTTAATAGGGATAGGATTGTATATCGCATTTTTCACGAGCCACAGAAGATTATGGGCAAAATTAGTCGAAGAGAAAAACAACACACGTGTTTTTTTTGCTTTTACTGCCAATAAAAACAGGGAAGGCTTTGAAAGAAAGATTGACAAGATAGTTAATTTTTTAAGCAAATCAGCAGCAGGAGGAAAATAA